One genomic region from Prunus persica cultivar Lovell chromosome G3, Prunus_persica_NCBIv2, whole genome shotgun sequence encodes:
- the LOC18782643 gene encoding NADPH-dependent diflavin oxidoreductase 1 isoform X1 — translation MGSSDMEERPKKLLILYATQTGNALDVAERVGREAERRGCPVHLISIDQYDTSCLAQEGTVIFVVSTTGQGDTPDPMKGFWKYLLQRNLSGQWLEGLHYAVFGLGDSGYQKFNFVAKKLDRRLLDLGATPIIQRGLGDDQHPSGYEAALDPWMISLWNMLNNINPKYFPNGPEFLIPYENFMAEPKVRIQYHDIKQVDSQFSTNSDLNHIALQIERARRVSPVKFSLDKNRPDCILKLVKNEPLTKSGSIDKEVHHFEFEFVSSAIEYEVGNVLEVLPSQNPAAIDSFILRCNLDPESFITVHPSEMENQLLDACTPIKLKTFVELTMDVASASPRRYFFEVMSIFATAEHEKERLQYFVSPEGRDDLYQYNQRERRTVLEVLEDFPSVQMPLEWLVQLVPPLKTRAFSISSSPSAHPNQVHLTVNVVSWTTPFKRSRAGLCSNWLAKLDPEQCVYVPVWFQKGSLPPPPPSLPLILIGPGTGCAPFRGFVEERAIQSLTGSTAPVMFFFGCRNEDNDFLYREFWISHSQNGGVLSEAKGGGFYAAFSRDQSQKVYVQHKIQEHSRRVWNLLREGAAVYVAGSSTKMPADVLLAFEEIISKESGLPQESAVRWLRALEKAGRYHVEAWS, via the exons ATGGGTTCATCAGACATGGAGGAGAGGCCAAAGAAACTACTCATACTCTACGCGACTCAAACCGGAAACGCCTTAGACGTTGCCGAGCGAGTGGGCCGTGAAGCCGAGCGCAGAGGCTGCCCCGTCCACCTTATTTCCATCGACCAATACGATACC AGTTGCTTAGCTCAAGAGGGCActgtaatttttgttgtttcaacTACAGGCCAGGGGGATACTCCTGATCCCATGAAG GGATTTTGGAAATATCTTCTGCAGAGAAATCTAAGTGGGCAATGGCTTGAAGGACTTCATTATGCTGTTTTTGGATTGGGGGATTCTGGTTACCAGAAATTTAAT TTTGTGGCAAAGAAGCTTGATAGAAGACTTCTGGACCTTGGGGCAACCCCTATTATCCAAAGAGGTTTGGGAGATGATCAGCACCCATCAGG GTATGAGGCTGCTCTGGATCCTTGGATGATATCTTtgtggaatatgttgaataacatCAATCCAAAATACTTCCCAAATGGCCCAGAATTTTTGATTCCGTATGAGAATTTTATGGCTGAACCTAAAGTTCGGATTCAATACCATGACATTAAGCAGGTGGATTCACAATTTTCAACTAATTCAG ACTTGAATCACATTGCGTTGCAGATTGAAAGGGCTCGCAGAGTGTCTCCTGTAAAGTTTTCTCTTGACAAGAACAGGCCTGACTGCATTCTTAAATTG GTAAAAAATGAGCCACTGACTAAATCAGGAAGTATAGACAAAGAGGTGCATCACTtcgaatttgaatttgtttcatCT GCTATTGAATATGAAGTTGGTAACGTCCTTGAGGTTCTCCCTAGTCAAAATCCTGCTGCAATAGATTCTTTCATACTTCGTTGTAATTTGGACCCTGAATCATTCATCACT GTTCATCCTTCAGAGATGGAGAATCAGCTTCTTGACGCTTGTACCCCcatcaaattaaaaacttttgtTGAATTGACAATGGATGTTGCATCAGCATCTCCTCGGCGCTATTTCTTTGAG GTCATGAGTATATTTGCAACAGCTGAACATGAAAAGGAAAGACTCCAATATTTTGTGTCACCTGAAGGAAGAGATGATCTATACCAATACAATCAGAGGGAACGACGGACTGTTCTGGAG GTTTTGGAAGATTTCCCCTCCGTTCAAATGCCATTGGAATGGTTGGTACAGTTGGTTCCTCCTTTAAAAACGAGGGCTTTCTCCATCTCTTCGTCCCCTTCTGCGCACCCCAATCAAGTTCACTTAACAGTGAATGTGGTGTCATGGACAACACCTTTCAAAAGAAGTCGAGCAGGTCTCTGCTCAAATTGGCTAGCCAAGCTTGATCCTGAACAAT GCGTTTATGTTCCAGTGTGGTTTCAAAAAGGTTCCCTTCCTCCCCCACCACCATCACTTCCTCTCATTCTCATTGGACCTGGAACTGGCTGTGCACCTTTCCGTGGATTTGTGGAGGAAAGAGCCATACAAAGTTTGACTGGTTCAACTGCTCCAGTGATGTTCTTCTTTGGATGCAGAAACGAGGACAATGATTTTTTATACAGAGAGTTTTGGATATCCCATTCACAAAATGGTGGGGTGCTTTCAGAAGCAAAAGGTGGAGGCTTTTATGCTGCCTTCTCAAGAGACCAGTCACAGAAGGTTTATgtgcaacataaaatacagGAACATAGCCGGAGGGTGTGGAATTTGCTGAGGGAGGGGGCTGCTGTATATGTTGCAGGCTCTTCTACAAAAATGCCGGCAGATGTATTATTAGCCTTTGAGGAGATTATTTCGAAAGAAAGTGGGCTTCCACAGGAGTCAGCAGTGAGATGGCTTAGAGCTCTGGAAAAGGCTGGAAGATACCATGTTGAAGCGTGGAGTTGA
- the LOC18782643 gene encoding NADPH-dependent diflavin oxidoreductase 1 isoform X3, with translation MENQLLDACTPIKLKTFVELTMDVASASPRRYFFEVMSIFATAEHEKERLQYFVSPEGRDDLYQYNQRERRTVLEVLEDFPSVQMPLEWLVQLVPPLKTRAFSISSSPSAHPNQVHLTVNVVSWTTPFKRSRAGLCSNWLAKLDPEQCVYVPVWFQKGSLPPPPPSLPLILIGPGTGCAPFRGFVEERAIQSLTGSTAPVMFFFGCRNEDNDFLYREFWISHSQNGGVLSEAKGGGFYAAFSRDQSQKVYVQHKIQEHSRRVWNLLREGAAVYVAGSSTKMPADVLLAFEEIISKESGLPQESAVRWLRALEKAGRYHVEAWS, from the exons ATGGAGAATCAGCTTCTTGACGCTTGTACCCCcatcaaattaaaaacttttgtTGAATTGACAATGGATGTTGCATCAGCATCTCCTCGGCGCTATTTCTTTGAG GTCATGAGTATATTTGCAACAGCTGAACATGAAAAGGAAAGACTCCAATATTTTGTGTCACCTGAAGGAAGAGATGATCTATACCAATACAATCAGAGGGAACGACGGACTGTTCTGGAG GTTTTGGAAGATTTCCCCTCCGTTCAAATGCCATTGGAATGGTTGGTACAGTTGGTTCCTCCTTTAAAAACGAGGGCTTTCTCCATCTCTTCGTCCCCTTCTGCGCACCCCAATCAAGTTCACTTAACAGTGAATGTGGTGTCATGGACAACACCTTTCAAAAGAAGTCGAGCAGGTCTCTGCTCAAATTGGCTAGCCAAGCTTGATCCTGAACAAT GCGTTTATGTTCCAGTGTGGTTTCAAAAAGGTTCCCTTCCTCCCCCACCACCATCACTTCCTCTCATTCTCATTGGACCTGGAACTGGCTGTGCACCTTTCCGTGGATTTGTGGAGGAAAGAGCCATACAAAGTTTGACTGGTTCAACTGCTCCAGTGATGTTCTTCTTTGGATGCAGAAACGAGGACAATGATTTTTTATACAGAGAGTTTTGGATATCCCATTCACAAAATGGTGGGGTGCTTTCAGAAGCAAAAGGTGGAGGCTTTTATGCTGCCTTCTCAAGAGACCAGTCACAGAAGGTTTATgtgcaacataaaatacagGAACATAGCCGGAGGGTGTGGAATTTGCTGAGGGAGGGGGCTGCTGTATATGTTGCAGGCTCTTCTACAAAAATGCCGGCAGATGTATTATTAGCCTTTGAGGAGATTATTTCGAAAGAAAGTGGGCTTCCACAGGAGTCAGCAGTGAGATGGCTTAGAGCTCTGGAAAAGGCTGGAAGATACCATGTTGAAGCGTGGAGTTGA
- the LOC18782643 gene encoding NADPH-dependent diflavin oxidoreductase 1 isoform X2, translated as MSIFATAEHEKERLQYFVSPEGRDDLYQYNQRERRTVLEVLEDFPSVQMPLEWLVQLVPPLKTRAFSISSSPSAHPNQVHLTVNVVSWTTPFKRSRAGLCSNWLAKLDPEQCVYVPVWFQKGSLPPPPPSLPLILIGPGTGCAPFRGFVEERAIQSLTGSTAPVMFFFGCRNEDNDFLYREFWISHSQNGGVLSEAKGGGFYAAFSRDQSQKVYVQHKIQEHSRRVWNLLREGAAVYVAGSSTKMPADVLLAFEEIISKESGLPQESAVRWLRALEKAGRYHVEAWS; from the exons ATGAGTATATTTGCAACAGCTGAACATGAAAAGGAAAGACTCCAATATTTTGTGTCACCTGAAGGAAGAGATGATCTATACCAATACAATCAGAGGGAACGACGGACTGTTCTGGAG GTTTTGGAAGATTTCCCCTCCGTTCAAATGCCATTGGAATGGTTGGTACAGTTGGTTCCTCCTTTAAAAACGAGGGCTTTCTCCATCTCTTCGTCCCCTTCTGCGCACCCCAATCAAGTTCACTTAACAGTGAATGTGGTGTCATGGACAACACCTTTCAAAAGAAGTCGAGCAGGTCTCTGCTCAAATTGGCTAGCCAAGCTTGATCCTGAACAAT GCGTTTATGTTCCAGTGTGGTTTCAAAAAGGTTCCCTTCCTCCCCCACCACCATCACTTCCTCTCATTCTCATTGGACCTGGAACTGGCTGTGCACCTTTCCGTGGATTTGTGGAGGAAAGAGCCATACAAAGTTTGACTGGTTCAACTGCTCCAGTGATGTTCTTCTTTGGATGCAGAAACGAGGACAATGATTTTTTATACAGAGAGTTTTGGATATCCCATTCACAAAATGGTGGGGTGCTTTCAGAAGCAAAAGGTGGAGGCTTTTATGCTGCCTTCTCAAGAGACCAGTCACAGAAGGTTTATgtgcaacataaaatacagGAACATAGCCGGAGGGTGTGGAATTTGCTGAGGGAGGGGGCTGCTGTATATGTTGCAGGCTCTTCTACAAAAATGCCGGCAGATGTATTATTAGCCTTTGAGGAGATTATTTCGAAAGAAAGTGGGCTTCCACAGGAGTCAGCAGTGAGATGGCTTAGAGCTCTGGAAAAGGCTGGAAGATACCATGTTGAAGCGTGGAGTTGA